The following coding sequences are from one Microbacterium wangchenii window:
- a CDS encoding peptide deformylase, with protein sequence MTVRSIRLFGDPVLRAVSAPITDIDDGVRALVRDLLDTVEPPGRAGVAAPQIGVGLRAFSYNIDGDIGYILNPVLVETAGDPVPTGEGCLSIPGVWHDALRHPYAKVVGIDLDGNELVLEGEGLMAQALQHETDHLDGKLFLQRLPADARREAMKEIRESSWF encoded by the coding sequence GTGACCGTCCGCAGCATCCGCCTCTTCGGCGACCCCGTTCTCCGCGCCGTCAGCGCACCGATCACCGACATCGACGACGGCGTGCGCGCCCTCGTGCGCGACCTGCTCGACACCGTCGAGCCCCCCGGCCGCGCCGGTGTCGCGGCGCCGCAGATCGGCGTGGGGCTGCGCGCCTTCAGCTACAACATCGACGGCGACATCGGCTACATCCTCAACCCGGTGCTCGTGGAGACCGCCGGTGACCCCGTGCCCACCGGCGAAGGCTGCCTCTCCATCCCCGGCGTATGGCACGACGCACTGCGTCACCCCTACGCGAAGGTCGTCGGCATCGACCTGGACGGCAACGAGCTGGTGCTGGAGGGGGAGGGCCTCATGGCGCAGGCCCTGCAGCACGAGACCGACCACCTCGACGGGAAGCTCTTCCTGCAGCGGCTGCCCGCCGACGCCCGCCGGGAGGCGATGAAGGAGATCCGCGAGAGCTCCTGGTTCTGA
- a CDS encoding MerR family transcriptional regulator translates to MTAGKAVGEPRFVSDLLFTDGLPEMDDEVGYRGAVAARAAGITYRQLDYWARTELVEPTVRGASGSGSQRLYGFRDILVLKLVKRLLDTGISLQQIRTAVDQLRAAGIRDLAGTTLMSDGASVYLCTSNDEVIDLVSRGQGVFGIAVGKVLREVESTLVEFDATAPDPVDELAAHRAKRTA, encoded by the coding sequence ATGACCGCTGGAAAAGCAGTCGGCGAACCTCGGTTCGTCTCGGACCTCCTGTTCACCGACGGTCTGCCGGAGATGGACGACGAAGTCGGGTACCGCGGTGCCGTCGCCGCTCGTGCGGCCGGCATCACCTACCGCCAGCTGGACTACTGGGCGCGCACCGAACTGGTCGAACCGACCGTGCGCGGCGCCTCCGGCTCCGGCTCGCAGCGGCTCTACGGCTTCCGCGACATCCTCGTCCTCAAGCTCGTCAAACGCCTGCTGGACACCGGAATCTCGCTCCAGCAGATCCGCACCGCCGTGGACCAGCTCCGCGCCGCCGGCATCCGCGACCTCGCCGGCACGACGCTCATGAGCGACGGCGCATCGGTGTACCTGTGCACGTCCAACGACGAGGTCATCGACCTCGTCAGCCGCGGCCAGGGCGTGTTCGGCATCGCCGTGGGCAAGGTGCTGCGGGAAGTCGAGTCGACGCTCGTGGAGTTCGACGCGACCGCGCCGGACCCGGTCGACGAACTCGCAGCCCACCGCGCGAAGCGCACCGCGTAA
- a CDS encoding MerR family transcriptional regulator, with protein sequence MPAASARGRSSSAGLLSIGQVLARLTPEFPSLTSSKLRFLEVQGIVSPTRTESGYRKFCAADLDRLRLALTLQRDHYLPLNVIRDYLAELDAGRNPSPPSSVPSIVPAPRRYRRAELLAAAGAAPQLLNDAISTGMITASETYTDQTLALLRALVALDRHGIEPRHLRSLRQSAEREASLIESALATLMRRPDAASRARASELAPELAKRLEDVRAVFVRDAIDRIMS encoded by the coding sequence ATGCCCGCCGCATCCGCCCGTGGACGTTCGTCGTCCGCGGGGCTGCTCAGCATCGGCCAGGTGCTGGCACGGCTGACGCCGGAATTCCCCTCGCTGACCTCCAGCAAGCTCCGCTTCCTCGAGGTGCAGGGGATCGTCTCGCCCACGCGGACGGAGTCGGGGTACCGAAAGTTCTGCGCCGCCGACCTCGACCGGCTGCGCCTGGCGCTGACGCTGCAGCGCGACCACTACCTGCCGCTGAACGTCATCCGCGACTACCTCGCCGAGCTCGACGCCGGCCGCAATCCGTCGCCGCCCAGCTCCGTCCCCTCCATCGTGCCCGCTCCGCGCCGGTACCGCCGCGCGGAGCTGCTGGCCGCCGCGGGGGCCGCGCCGCAGTTGCTCAACGATGCGATCAGCACCGGCATGATCACGGCGTCCGAGACGTACACGGATCAGACGCTGGCGCTGCTGCGGGCGCTCGTGGCGCTGGATCGCCACGGCATCGAGCCGCGCCATCTGCGGAGCCTCCGCCAGAGCGCGGAGCGCGAGGCATCGCTCATCGAGTCGGCGCTGGCGACGCTCATGCGTCGCCCGGATGCTGCGTCCCGCGCGCGGGCGAGCGAGCTCGCCCCGGAGCTCGCCAAGCGTCTCGAGGACGTGCGCGCGGTGTTCGTGCGCGACGCGATCGATCGCATCATGTCGTGA
- a CDS encoding ParA family protein, producing the protein MHVLSVSSLKGGVGKTTVTLGLASAAFARGVRTLVVDLDPQSDVSTGMDIQVAGRLNIADVLANPREKVVRQAITTSGWAKVHPGTIDVLIGSPSAINFDGPHPSVRDVWKLEEALATIEADYDLVLIDCAPSLNALTRTAWAASDRVIVVTEPGLFSVAAADRALRAIEEIRRGLSPRLQPLGVVVNRVRPQSIEHQFRIKELRDMFGPLVLNPQLPERTSLQQAQGAAKPLHVWPGDSAQELAADFDALLDRVMRTGRIPIPGDVASV; encoded by the coding sequence GTGCACGTACTCTCCGTCAGCTCGCTCAAGGGCGGCGTCGGCAAGACCACCGTCACGCTCGGTCTGGCCTCCGCGGCCTTCGCCCGCGGCGTGCGCACCCTCGTCGTCGACCTCGACCCTCAATCCGACGTGTCCACGGGCATGGACATCCAGGTGGCGGGCCGGCTGAACATCGCCGATGTCCTCGCCAATCCGCGCGAGAAGGTCGTGCGTCAGGCGATCACGACGAGCGGGTGGGCCAAGGTGCACCCCGGCACGATCGACGTGCTGATCGGCAGTCCGTCCGCGATCAACTTCGACGGCCCGCATCCGAGCGTCCGTGACGTGTGGAAGCTCGAAGAGGCGCTCGCCACCATCGAGGCCGACTACGACCTCGTGCTGATCGACTGCGCGCCGTCGCTGAATGCACTCACGCGCACCGCGTGGGCCGCGAGCGACCGCGTCATCGTCGTGACCGAGCCCGGCCTGTTCTCCGTCGCCGCCGCCGACCGTGCGCTGCGGGCGATCGAGGAGATCCGTCGCGGTCTCTCCCCCCGCCTTCAGCCCCTCGGCGTCGTGGTCAACCGCGTGCGCCCGCAGTCGATCGAGCACCAGTTCCGTATCAAGGAGCTGCGCGACATGTTCGGCCCGCTGGTGCTGAACCCGCAGCTGCCCGAGCGCACGTCGCTGCAGCAGGCCCAGGGCGCGGCCAAGCCGCTGCACGTGTGGCCGGGCGATTCCGCACAGGAGCTCGCCGCCGACTTCGACGCACTGCTGGACCGCGTCATGCGCACCGGCCGCATCCCGATCCCCGGCGACGTCGCCAGCGTCTGA
- a CDS encoding pyruvate carboxylase — MFRKILVANRGEIAIRAFRAAYEVGARTVAVYPYEDRFSLHRLKADEAYQIGERGHPVRAYLNVDEIIRVARESGADAIYPGYGFLSENPELAEKAAANGIAFIGPPAAVLEMAGNKVTAKEHAVAAGVPVLRSTEASDDIDALVAQGEDIGFPLFAKAVAGGGGRGMRRVDSAGELAPALAEAMREAQSAFGDPRMFLEQAVQRPRHVEVQILADQAGHTVHLFERDCSVQRRHQKVIEIAPAPNLSDDVRDALHRYAIAFAQSIGYQNAGTVEFLLETAGPRTGEVVFIEMNPRIQVEHTVTEEVTDVDLVQSQMRIAAGQTLDELHLAQDDIRLRGAALQCRITTEDPAQGFRPDTGKITTYRSPGGAGVRLDGGTTAAGAQISPHFDSMLAKLTCRGRDFPAAVARARRSLAEFRIRGVSTNIPFLQAVLDDPAFLAGDVSTSFIDERPELLRGRESKDRGSKILNWLVDATVNRPHGENPVSVNPKLKLPALDVLTPAPAGSRQRLEQLGPEGFARALREQNALAVTETTFRDAHQSLLATRVRTKDLAIVAPYVARLTPQLLSVEAWGGATYDVALRFLGEDPWERLDALRSALPNVAVQMLLRGRNTVGYTPYPTEVTDAFVAEASDSGIDIFRIFDALNDVAQMRPAIDAVLATGRSVAEVAVCYTGDLLDPAENLYTLDYYLRLAEQIVDAGAHVLAIKDMAGLLRPAAAARLVSALREQFDLPVHVHTHDTAGGQLATLLAASAAGADAVDAASAPMAGTTSQPSLSALVAALAHTERDTGLDLQAVSDLEPYWEAVRHLYRPFESGLPGPTGRVYRHEIPGGQLSNLRQQAIALGLSEDFELIEEMYAAANDILGRVPKVTPSSKVVGDLALHLAAVKADPADFAANPEKYDVPDSVVGFMAGELGDLPGGWPEPFRTKVLAGRDVKIGVTPLTDEDAVHLAGTSVQRRERLNTLLFPGPTRTFTEVRETYGDLSVLDTADYLYGLVPGSEHMVEIEKGVQLFVGLEAIGDADDKGMRTVMTTLNGQLRPVFVRDRSIAVETRSAERADTSKPGQVAAPFSGVVTLKTAVGDTVAAGQAVASIEAMKMEAAITSPVDGVVERLVVGSTQQVDAGDLLVVIRPAQ; from the coding sequence ATGTTCCGAAAGATCCTGGTCGCCAATCGCGGCGAGATCGCCATCCGTGCTTTTCGAGCCGCCTACGAGGTGGGAGCCCGCACCGTTGCGGTGTACCCCTACGAGGATCGGTTCTCCCTTCACCGCCTGAAAGCGGATGAGGCGTACCAGATCGGCGAGCGCGGGCATCCCGTGCGCGCCTACCTGAACGTCGACGAGATCATCCGCGTCGCACGCGAGAGCGGAGCCGACGCGATCTACCCCGGCTACGGCTTCCTCTCCGAGAACCCGGAGCTGGCCGAGAAGGCCGCCGCCAACGGCATCGCCTTCATCGGTCCGCCCGCCGCAGTGCTGGAGATGGCCGGCAACAAGGTCACGGCCAAGGAGCACGCGGTCGCCGCGGGCGTCCCGGTCCTGCGCTCCACCGAAGCATCCGACGACATCGACGCGCTCGTGGCGCAGGGCGAGGACATCGGGTTCCCGCTGTTCGCCAAGGCCGTCGCCGGCGGCGGCGGGCGCGGCATGCGCCGGGTGGACTCCGCCGGCGAGCTGGCACCCGCGCTGGCCGAGGCGATGCGCGAGGCGCAGAGCGCGTTCGGCGACCCCCGGATGTTCCTCGAGCAGGCCGTGCAGCGCCCGCGTCACGTGGAGGTGCAGATCCTCGCCGATCAGGCCGGGCACACCGTCCACCTGTTCGAGCGCGACTGCTCCGTGCAGCGCCGGCACCAGAAGGTCATCGAGATCGCGCCGGCCCCCAACCTCTCCGACGACGTGCGCGACGCGCTGCACCGGTACGCCATCGCTTTCGCGCAGTCGATCGGCTACCAGAACGCCGGCACCGTGGAGTTCCTCCTGGAGACGGCGGGACCGCGCACCGGCGAGGTGGTCTTCATCGAGATGAACCCCCGCATCCAGGTCGAGCACACCGTGACCGAAGAGGTCACCGACGTCGACCTCGTGCAGTCGCAGATGCGCATCGCGGCGGGGCAGACCCTTGACGAGCTGCACCTCGCGCAGGACGACATCCGCCTGCGCGGCGCCGCCCTGCAGTGCCGCATCACGACGGAGGACCCGGCGCAGGGCTTCCGCCCCGACACCGGGAAGATCACCACCTACCGCTCGCCCGGCGGCGCAGGCGTCCGCCTGGACGGCGGCACGACGGCCGCGGGCGCGCAGATCAGCCCGCACTTCGACTCGATGCTGGCCAAGCTCACGTGCCGCGGGCGCGACTTCCCCGCCGCCGTCGCCCGTGCGCGGCGCTCGCTCGCGGAATTCCGCATCCGCGGGGTGTCCACCAACATCCCGTTCCTGCAGGCGGTGCTGGATGACCCCGCCTTCCTCGCCGGCGATGTCAGCACGTCGTTCATCGACGAGCGCCCCGAGCTGCTGCGCGGCCGGGAGTCCAAGGACCGCGGCTCGAAGATCCTCAACTGGCTCGTGGATGCGACGGTGAACCGTCCGCACGGGGAGAACCCCGTCTCGGTGAACCCGAAGCTGAAGCTGCCCGCGCTCGATGTGCTGACCCCCGCGCCCGCGGGATCGCGCCAGCGACTGGAGCAGCTCGGCCCGGAGGGCTTCGCCCGCGCACTGCGCGAGCAGAACGCCCTCGCGGTGACGGAGACGACGTTCCGCGACGCCCACCAGTCGCTGCTGGCCACGCGCGTGCGCACCAAGGACCTCGCGATCGTCGCGCCGTACGTCGCGCGCCTGACGCCTCAGCTGCTCTCGGTGGAGGCGTGGGGCGGTGCCACGTACGACGTCGCGCTGCGCTTCCTCGGCGAGGACCCGTGGGAGCGACTGGACGCCCTGCGCAGCGCGCTGCCCAACGTGGCGGTGCAGATGCTCCTGCGCGGGCGCAACACGGTCGGTTACACGCCGTACCCGACCGAGGTGACCGACGCGTTCGTGGCCGAGGCATCCGACAGCGGCATCGACATCTTCCGCATCTTCGACGCGCTCAACGACGTCGCGCAGATGCGCCCCGCGATCGATGCGGTGCTGGCGACGGGCCGCTCGGTGGCCGAGGTGGCCGTGTGCTACACCGGCGACCTGCTGGATCCGGCCGAGAACCTCTACACGCTGGATTACTACCTGCGCCTGGCCGAGCAGATCGTCGACGCCGGCGCGCACGTCCTGGCGATCAAGGACATGGCGGGGCTCCTGCGTCCCGCGGCGGCCGCGCGCCTGGTGTCGGCGCTGCGCGAGCAGTTCGACCTCCCCGTGCACGTGCACACGCACGACACCGCCGGCGGACAGCTCGCGACTCTGCTGGCCGCGTCGGCGGCCGGTGCGGATGCGGTGGACGCGGCGTCCGCGCCGATGGCGGGCACCACGAGCCAGCCCTCGCTGTCTGCCCTCGTGGCAGCCCTGGCCCACACCGAGCGCGACACCGGACTGGACCTGCAGGCGGTGTCCGACCTCGAGCCGTACTGGGAGGCCGTCCGCCACCTGTACCGCCCGTTCGAGTCGGGGCTCCCGGGCCCCACGGGACGCGTGTACCGGCACGAGATCCCCGGCGGCCAGCTGTCGAACCTGCGCCAGCAGGCCATCGCGCTGGGCCTGTCGGAGGACTTCGAGCTCATCGAGGAGATGTACGCCGCCGCCAACGACATCCTCGGCCGCGTGCCCAAGGTGACCCCGTCGTCCAAGGTCGTCGGCGACCTCGCGCTGCACCTCGCGGCGGTCAAGGCCGACCCGGCCGACTTCGCCGCGAACCCGGAGAAGTACGACGTGCCCGACTCCGTGGTCGGCTTCATGGCCGGCGAGCTGGGCGATCTCCCGGGCGGATGGCCCGAGCCGTTCCGCACCAAGGTGCTCGCCGGGCGCGACGTGAAGATCGGCGTGACGCCGTTGACCGACGAGGATGCGGTGCACCTGGCCGGCACGTCGGTCCAGCGCCGCGAGCGCCTGAACACCCTGCTGTTCCCCGGGCCGACGCGCACCTTCACGGAGGTGCGGGAGACCTACGGCGACCTCAGCGTCCTGGACACCGCCGACTACCTGTACGGGCTCGTGCCCGGCTCCGAGCACATGGTCGAGATCGAGAAGGGCGTGCAGCTGTTCGTCGGTCTCGAGGCCATCGGCGACGCCGACGACAAGGGCATGCGCACCGTCATGACCACGCTCAACGGCCAGTTGCGGCCCGTCTTCGTCCGCGACCGCTCGATCGCGGTGGAGACGCGGTCGGCCGAACGCGCCGACACCTCCAAGCCCGGTCAGGTCGCGGCCCCCTTCTCGGGTGTCGTGACCCTGAAGACCGCCGTCGGCGACACCGTCGCGGCCGGTCAGGCGGTCGCCTCGATCGAGGCGATGAAGATGGAGGCGGCGATCACCAGCCCCGTCGACGGCGTCGTGGAGCGGCTCGTGGTGGGCAGCACGCAGCAGGTGGACGCAGGGGACCTTTTGGTCGTCATCCGCCCCGCGCAGTAG
- a CDS encoding AMP-dependent synthetase/ligase: MTEFVVPPIVPADPSANISDLLAERVAATPERALFAVPDGPGWREVSAVEFQRQVIALAKGFAASGIQPGDKVAFLARTTYDWTLVDFALFYAGAVMVPVYETSSPAQIQWILSDSGAIAVIVESPDHSARLDEVRADLPLLREVWGMHLGDLDKLVTAGASVEDAEIERRRAIANGDDIATLIYTSGSTGRPKGCVLTHSNFVELSRNSAKALHEVVEAPGASTLLFITTAHVFARFISILSIHAGVKVGHQPDTRQLLPALGSFKPTFLLAVPRVFEKVYNSAEQKAEAGGKGKIFRAAAAAAIEHSKLLQDGKKVPLGLKVKFALFDRLVYSKLRTAMGGRVQFAVSGSAPLGERLGHFFHSLGVVILEGYGLTETTAPATVNLATKSKIGTVGPALPGVGVRLAEDGEIEVRGVNVFKEYWRNPEATAAAFDGDWFKTGDLGSFDSDGFLTITGRKKEIIVTAGGKNVAPAALEDPIRANPIIGQVVVVGDQKPFISALITLDSEMLPTWLANNGLAADMPLAQAAQHEVVHLEVQRAIDGANAHVSRAESIRKFTILPVEWTEASGHLTPKLSIKRTVILSDFAEHVEEIYSAPVNTTNVSLP; the protein is encoded by the coding sequence GTGACCGAATTCGTTGTCCCGCCGATCGTGCCCGCCGATCCGTCCGCCAACATCTCAGACCTGCTCGCCGAACGCGTCGCCGCGACGCCCGAGCGCGCCCTGTTCGCCGTCCCCGACGGGCCGGGGTGGCGGGAGGTGTCGGCCGTCGAGTTCCAGCGGCAGGTCATCGCTCTGGCCAAGGGCTTCGCCGCCTCGGGCATCCAGCCCGGCGACAAGGTCGCCTTCCTCGCGCGCACCACGTACGACTGGACGCTCGTGGACTTCGCGCTGTTCTACGCCGGGGCCGTCATGGTGCCGGTGTACGAGACGAGCTCGCCCGCCCAGATCCAGTGGATCCTCTCCGACTCCGGTGCCATCGCCGTCATCGTGGAGTCACCGGATCACTCCGCGCGCCTGGACGAGGTCCGCGCCGACCTCCCGCTCCTGCGCGAGGTGTGGGGCATGCACCTGGGCGACCTGGACAAGCTGGTCACCGCGGGCGCCTCGGTGGAGGATGCCGAGATCGAACGCCGTCGCGCCATCGCCAACGGTGACGACATCGCCACCCTCATCTACACCTCCGGCTCCACGGGTCGCCCGAAGGGCTGCGTGCTCACGCACAGCAACTTCGTCGAGCTCTCCCGCAACTCCGCCAAGGCGCTGCACGAGGTCGTGGAGGCGCCGGGGGCGTCCACGCTGCTGTTCATCACCACCGCGCACGTGTTCGCGCGTTTCATCTCGATCCTCAGCATCCACGCGGGGGTGAAGGTCGGGCACCAGCCCGACACGCGTCAGCTGCTGCCGGCGCTGGGGTCGTTCAAACCGACGTTCCTGCTCGCGGTGCCGCGCGTGTTCGAGAAGGTGTACAACTCCGCCGAGCAGAAGGCCGAAGCCGGCGGCAAGGGCAAGATCTTCCGCGCCGCCGCCGCGGCCGCGATCGAGCACTCCAAGCTCCTGCAGGACGGCAAGAAGGTCCCGCTGGGCCTGAAGGTCAAGTTCGCGCTGTTCGACCGCCTCGTCTACTCCAAGCTCCGCACCGCCATGGGCGGCCGCGTGCAGTTCGCGGTGTCGGGGTCGGCGCCGCTGGGCGAGCGCCTCGGACACTTCTTCCACAGCCTGGGCGTGGTGATCCTGGAGGGCTACGGCCTCACCGAGACCACGGCGCCGGCGACGGTGAACCTCGCGACCAAGTCCAAGATCGGCACGGTGGGTCCGGCGCTGCCGGGCGTGGGCGTGCGCCTGGCCGAGGACGGCGAGATCGAGGTGCGCGGGGTCAACGTGTTCAAGGAGTACTGGCGCAATCCAGAGGCCACCGCCGCGGCGTTCGACGGCGACTGGTTCAAGACCGGTGACCTGGGCTCCTTCGACTCCGACGGCTTCCTCACCATCACGGGGCGCAAGAAGGAGATCATCGTCACCGCCGGCGGCAAGAACGTCGCCCCCGCGGCGCTGGAGGATCCCATCCGCGCGAACCCCATCATCGGGCAGGTCGTGGTCGTGGGCGACCAGAAGCCGTTCATCTCCGCACTCATCACGCTGGATTCGGAGATGCTGCCCACGTGGCTGGCGAACAACGGCCTGGCCGCCGACATGCCGCTGGCCCAGGCGGCGCAGCACGAGGTCGTCCACCTCGAGGTGCAGCGCGCGATCGACGGCGCCAATGCGCACGTGTCGCGGGCGGAGTCGATCCGCAAGTTCACGATCCTGCCGGTGGAGTGGACCGAGGCGAGCGGACACCTGACCCCGAAGCTCAGCATCAAGCGCACGGTCATCCTGAGCGACTTCGCCGAGCACGTCGAGGAGATCTACAGCGCACCGGTCAACACGACCAACGTCTCGCTGCCGTAA
- a CDS encoding copper resistance CopC family protein, translated as MTPDRFRIHPLTVLATVLLMALTVLWGAASPAAAHDELVSTDPPAGAELTALPEALTLTFSAELLGGDEANQVQVTDAAGTALTDGPAVVAGTTLTQALAGDASGSIQVVWRVVSSDGHPISGEFAFTVTPPVPAETPTATPEPIETAQPTPSAEPSPAATPISDEDAAGAADPLPWIVGAIVLVVVIGLVLYLLVIRPRRARAGSGTRDGR; from the coding sequence GTGACCCCCGACCGCTTCCGCATCCACCCGCTGACCGTCCTCGCGACGGTCCTCCTGATGGCTCTCACCGTGCTGTGGGGCGCCGCTTCGCCGGCCGCGGCGCACGATGAGCTCGTGTCCACCGACCCGCCCGCCGGAGCCGAGCTCACGGCCCTGCCCGAGGCCCTCACACTCACCTTCAGCGCGGAGCTGCTCGGCGGCGACGAGGCGAACCAGGTGCAGGTGACGGATGCCGCGGGCACGGCGCTGACCGACGGACCCGCCGTCGTGGCGGGCACGACGCTCACGCAGGCGCTCGCCGGCGACGCGAGCGGCAGCATCCAGGTGGTGTGGCGCGTTGTCTCCAGCGACGGCCACCCGATCTCCGGTGAGTTCGCCTTCACGGTGACACCGCCCGTCCCGGCGGAGACCCCGACCGCCACCCCGGAGCCCATCGAGACGGCTCAGCCCACCCCGTCCGCCGAGCCCTCCCCCGCCGCCACGCCGATCTCCGACGAGGACGCCGCGGGAGCTGCGGACCCCCTGCCGTGGATCGTCGGCGCGATCGTGCTGGTGGTCGTGATCGGCCTCGTTCTGTACCTCCTGGTCATCCGCCCGCGGCGCGCTCGCGCCGGCTCCGGCACGCGCGACGGACGATAG
- a CDS encoding FHA domain-containing protein: MDETRRPEPGEIRRDADNGSSEVRSHDTTQTFGHDADLSFVPFGSELSETEIEAIGALPSGAALLLVRSGPTAGARYLLDTDVTTVGRHPEADIFFDDVTVSRRHAEIIREGVRFDIVDQRSLNGTYVNGERVDRTTLANGAEVRIGKFRLTFFVSPADLPPAADA, from the coding sequence GTGGACGAAACACGTCGACCCGAGCCGGGCGAGATCCGGCGCGACGCCGATAACGGCTCTTCGGAGGTCCGTTCGCACGACACCACGCAGACCTTCGGCCACGACGCCGACCTGTCCTTCGTGCCGTTCGGGAGCGAACTGAGCGAGACCGAGATCGAGGCGATCGGGGCGCTGCCCTCGGGAGCGGCCCTGCTGCTCGTGCGCTCCGGTCCCACCGCCGGCGCCCGCTACCTGCTCGACACCGACGTCACCACCGTCGGTCGTCACCCCGAGGCCGACATCTTCTTCGACGACGTGACGGTCTCGCGCCGGCACGCCGAGATCATCCGCGAGGGCGTGCGCTTCGACATCGTCGACCAGCGCTCCCTCAACGGCACCTATGTCAACGGGGAGCGCGTGGACCGCACGACGCTCGCCAACGGCGCCGAGGTGCGCATCGGCAAGTTCCGCCTGACCTTCTTCGTCTCGCCCGCGGACCTCCCGCCGGCCGCCGACGCCTGA
- a CDS encoding MinD/ParA family ATP-binding protein, whose protein sequence is MTPDRLDETPEEQPEHGMLTDAGSVDTAGIGILGAATAQVRVTLPNADDDEFAEDEVVDDISIEHIPTGDIILEHAPEGDAAAWRSDDIHDAEEVHDDAPAATVADETASHDTVAADTASEDTASDDTVATGTVASDAPVAQDAPADAADAPPAGEETAPEPETVAAAVSTQPAASTRRSVPVGDPVPLTGAIPTTRRAAHHADEHARLDRAHAVERVHPPQPEIALTSKRLGEFEPNRETSDLLTADRLLDRGQLSGAEPEGLWQQIVYSLSRHRINLGDSRKARERKQLDVRIAAPLPGGARFVPVLSRKGGVGKTTITTLLGMALASARDDRIIAIDANPDRGTLADRIGRVGGRTVRDLARVRGEVTGFNDISTIVARDETRLDVLASDSDPRVSEAFSDRDYHDVAAVAAHYYSIVLTDTGTGIVHSVMGATLEMADELVIVAGLSVDEARLASETLTWLETNGYADQVRNAVVVLNNGRPGTPLVSERELETHFRTRVRSVVRMPYDPLIGAGSEITFRDLQPATRQAARQLAAAVVEGLRSMAPAA, encoded by the coding sequence GTGACCCCCGACCGACTCGATGAGACCCCTGAGGAGCAGCCCGAACACGGCATGCTCACCGACGCCGGGAGCGTCGACACCGCCGGCATCGGCATCCTCGGGGCCGCGACCGCGCAGGTGCGCGTGACGCTTCCGAACGCGGATGACGACGAGTTCGCCGAGGACGAGGTCGTCGACGACATCTCCATCGAGCACATCCCCACCGGCGACATCATCCTCGAGCACGCGCCGGAGGGCGACGCCGCCGCGTGGCGCTCGGACGACATCCACGACGCGGAGGAAGTCCACGACGACGCTCCCGCCGCCACTGTCGCCGACGAGACCGCCTCTCATGACACGGTCGCCGCGGACACCGCCTCCGAGGACACCGCCTCCGATGACACCGTCGCCACGGGCACCGTCGCCTCCGACGCTCCGGTCGCCCAGGACGCCCCCGCGGATGCGGCCGACGCGCCGCCGGCGGGGGAGGAGACCGCGCCCGAACCCGAGACGGTGGCCGCTGCCGTATCCACGCAGCCCGCGGCATCCACGCGCCGATCCGTTCCGGTCGGCGACCCCGTGCCGCTCACCGGCGCCATCCCGACCACGCGGCGCGCCGCGCACCACGCCGACGAGCACGCGCGCCTCGACCGCGCGCACGCCGTCGAGCGGGTGCACCCGCCCCAGCCGGAGATCGCGCTGACCTCCAAGCGCCTCGGCGAGTTCGAGCCGAACCGCGAGACCTCCGACCTGCTGACGGCCGACCGCCTTCTGGACCGGGGACAGCTCAGCGGTGCCGAGCCGGAGGGGCTGTGGCAGCAGATCGTCTACTCGCTCTCACGGCACCGCATCAACCTCGGCGACAGCCGCAAGGCCCGCGAGCGCAAGCAGCTCGACGTCCGGATCGCCGCACCCCTTCCCGGCGGCGCGCGGTTCGTGCCAGTGCTCTCGCGCAAGGGCGGCGTGGGCAAGACCACGATCACGACGCTGCTCGGGATGGCGCTGGCCTCCGCGCGGGATGACCGCATCATCGCGATCGACGCGAACCCCGACCGTGGCACGCTCGCCGACCGGATCGGCCGCGTGGGCGGCCGCACCGTCCGCGACCTCGCGCGCGTGCGCGGCGAGGTCACCGGCTTCAACGACATCTCCACGATCGTGGCGCGCGACGAGACGCGCCTGGACGTGCTGGCCTCGGACTCCGACCCGCGCGTGTCGGAGGCCTTCAGCGACCGCGACTACCACGACGTCGCCGCCGTCGCCGCGCACTACTACTCCATCGTCCTCACCGACACCGGTACCGGCATCGTCCACTCCGTCATGGGGGCGACCCTGGAGATGGCCGACGAGCTCGTGATCGTGGCAGGGCTCAGCGTCGACGAAGCGCGGCTGGCGTCCGAGACCCTGACGTGGCTGGAGACGAACGGGTACGCCGATCAGGTGCGCAACGCCGTGGTCGTGCTCAACAACGGCCGCCCCGGCACGCCGCTGGTGAGCGAGCGGGAACTGGAGACGCACTTCCGCACGCGCGTGCGCTCGGTCGTGCGCATGCCGTACGACCCGCTCATCGGAGCGGGCAGCGAGATCACCTTCCGCGACCTGCAGCCGGCCACGCGGCAGGCGGCGCGCCAGCTGGCCGCCGCGGTCGTCGAAGGCCTGCGGTCGATGGCTCCGGCCGCGTGA